The following proteins are co-located in the Hemicordylus capensis ecotype Gifberg chromosome 11, rHemCap1.1.pri, whole genome shotgun sequence genome:
- the EDA2R gene encoding tumor necrosis factor receptor superfamily member 27 isoform X4, with protein sequence MSTWTAVGAAPLAENVGPDRSFPRNVATVKGGMLSAHPASPGGLRTAGVTAAASPAFPAASSTGSRKPTALPCLMPPVESVSLGHSRFSPGKVESPPALVQDTALVVVASSALVVIVLVLLTVSILCCQRFWKSQCQRVFLRSQNFSGQRVLFQASAVPAGFPCQEPLANPCCLGIKSFSPCHRPREGPVEAVQFVAEAPGILLPCQQPALGLSKLALASPTAPPGRALVETQPLLRDSRCSDCSAAGSSLAELRRDSGRGADGPAPLSSCATERQHRWPHVPVECTELDLQRFSSQAAFVGTPSDEAAGSRAAQGALRGRLELASEAPACPLHPTAQARLALESPQASCPSFRNPTAESGEQLQGDELQSLMNEIGSIAQGFSVASLPGSLVQSLACQLDPPSPGLRNVSHLGLELGVPPHQLSQISGFQELVAFLTDSGSPPLPLFVLARALQKLQRADALLLLREHCLGNQAQNGQH encoded by the exons ATGAGTACCTGGACAGCCGTGGGGGCTGCACCCCTTGCAGAGAATGTGGGCCCGGACAGGAGCTTTCCAAG GAATGTGGCTACGGTGAAGGGAGGAATGCTCAGTGCACACCCTGCCAGCCCAGGAGGTTTAAGGACAGCCGGAGTCACCGCGGCTGCAAGCCCTGCCTTTCCTGCAGCCTCATCAACCGGGTCCAGAAAGCCAACTGCACTGCCGTGTCTGATGCCACCTGTGGAGAGTGTTTCCCTGG GCCATTCGAGGTTTAGCCCGGGGAAGGTGGAGAGCCCCCCAGCACTTGTGCAGGACACGGCCCTCGTGGTGGTTGCCAGCAGCGCCCTGGTTGTCATTGTGCTGGTGCTGCTGACGGTCTCCATCCTGTGCTGCCAGCGCTTCTGGAAGAGCCAGTGCCAGCGTG TGTTCCTGAGGAGTCAGAATTTCTCCGGCCAGAGGGTGCTGTTCCAGGCGTCTGCGGTGCCAGCCGGCTTCCCGTGCCAGGAGCCCCTGGCAAACCCCTGCTGCTTGGGCATCAAGAGCTTCAGCCCTTGCCACAGGCCGCGGGAAG GTCCTGTTGAAGCTGTCCAGTTCGTGGCCGAAGCCCCTGGGATTCTCCTGCCCTGCCAGCAGCCTGCCCTGGGCCTGTCCAAGTTGGCCCTGGCCAGCCCCACCGCTCCACCGGGAAGGGCTCTCGTGGAGACACAGCCCCTGCTCAGGGACTCCCGGTGCAGCGACTGCTCTGCTGCAGGCTCCTCCTTGGCGGAGCTCCGGAGGGACTCCGGCAGGGGTGCCGACGGCCCAGCCCCACTCTCCTCGTGTGCCACAGAGAGGCAGCATCGCTGGCCACATGTCCCCGTGGAGTGCACGGAGCTGGACCTGCAGAGATTCTCCAGCCAGGCTGCGTTTGTGGGCACCCCCAGCGAcgaggctgctgggagcagggctgcccagggGGCCCTCCGGGGCAGGCTTGAGCTGGCCTCcgaggctcctgcctgccctctccaccccacagcACAGGCCAGGCTCGCGCTGGAATCCCCCCAAGCCTCCTGTCCATCCTTCCGAAATCCTACTGCGGAAAGTGGGGAGCAGTTG CAGGGAGATGAACTTCAGAGTCTCATGAATGAGATTGGGAGCATCGCTCAAG GTTTCTCAGTAGCCAGCCTCCCAGGTTCCTTAGTGCAGTCTCTGGCCTGCCAGCTGGACCCGCCCTCGCCGGGGCTCAGAAATGTTAGCCACTTGgggctggagctgggggtcccACCGCATCAGCTGAGCCAGATCTCTGGGTTCCAGGAGCTCGTTGCATTCCTCACTGATTCTGGgagcccccctctccctctcttcgtCTTGGCCCGGGCACTACAGAAGCTCCAGCGTGCCGATGCCTTACTTCTGCTTAGAGAGCACTGCCTTGGAAACCAAGCCCAGAACGGCCAGCACTAG
- the EDA2R gene encoding tumor necrosis factor receptor superfamily member 27 isoform X1: MTSESFPAKCINMKKTSALTLLMLLLLTGPPTSPANPAECKENEYLDSRGGCTPCRECGPGQELSKECGYGEGRNAQCTPCQPRRFKDSRSHRGCKPCLSCSLINRVQKANCTAVSDATCGECFPGFYRKTQIGGLQDQECIPCTKQTPSSEPQCECLRALLPVTGHDAGHSRFSPGKVESPPALVQDTALVVVASSALVVIVLVLLTVSILCCQRFWKSQCQRVFLRSQNFSGQRVLFQASAVPAGFPCQEPLANPCCLGIKSFSPCHRPREGPVEAVQFVAEAPGILLPCQQPALGLSKLALASPTAPPGRALVETQPLLRDSRCSDCSAAGSSLAELRRDSGRGADGPAPLSSCATERQHRWPHVPVECTELDLQRFSSQAAFVGTPSDEAAGSRAAQGALRGRLELASEAPACPLHPTAQARLALESPQASCPSFRNPTAESGEQLQGDELQSLMNEIGSIAQGFSVASLPGSLVQSLACQLDPPSPGLRNVSHLGLELGVPPHQLSQISGFQELVAFLTDSGSPPLPLFVLARALQKLQRADALLLLREHCLGNQAQNGQH, from the exons ATGACTTCGGAGTCCTTTCCTGCCAAGTGCATTAACATGAAGAAGACATCTGCATTGACACTGcttatgctgctgcttctgactGGG CCCCCCACATCGCCTGCAAACCCAGCAGAATGCAAAGAGAATGAGTACCTGGACAGCCGTGGGGGCTGCACCCCTTGCAGAGAATGTGGGCCCGGACAGGAGCTTTCCAAG GAATGTGGCTACGGTGAAGGGAGGAATGCTCAGTGCACACCCTGCCAGCCCAGGAGGTTTAAGGACAGCCGGAGTCACCGCGGCTGCAAGCCCTGCCTTTCCTGCAGCCTCATCAACCGGGTCCAGAAAGCCAACTGCACTGCCGTGTCTGATGCCACCTGTGGAGAGTGTTTCCCTGG ATTCTACAGGAAGACCCAGATTGGAGGTCTCCAGGATCAGGAATGCATCCCCTGCACCAAGCAGACCCCCTCCTCTGAGCCCCAGTGTGAGTGCCTGAGGGCTCTTCTGCCTGTTACTGGTCATGATGCGG GCCATTCGAGGTTTAGCCCGGGGAAGGTGGAGAGCCCCCCAGCACTTGTGCAGGACACGGCCCTCGTGGTGGTTGCCAGCAGCGCCCTGGTTGTCATTGTGCTGGTGCTGCTGACGGTCTCCATCCTGTGCTGCCAGCGCTTCTGGAAGAGCCAGTGCCAGCGTG TGTTCCTGAGGAGTCAGAATTTCTCCGGCCAGAGGGTGCTGTTCCAGGCGTCTGCGGTGCCAGCCGGCTTCCCGTGCCAGGAGCCCCTGGCAAACCCCTGCTGCTTGGGCATCAAGAGCTTCAGCCCTTGCCACAGGCCGCGGGAAG GTCCTGTTGAAGCTGTCCAGTTCGTGGCCGAAGCCCCTGGGATTCTCCTGCCCTGCCAGCAGCCTGCCCTGGGCCTGTCCAAGTTGGCCCTGGCCAGCCCCACCGCTCCACCGGGAAGGGCTCTCGTGGAGACACAGCCCCTGCTCAGGGACTCCCGGTGCAGCGACTGCTCTGCTGCAGGCTCCTCCTTGGCGGAGCTCCGGAGGGACTCCGGCAGGGGTGCCGACGGCCCAGCCCCACTCTCCTCGTGTGCCACAGAGAGGCAGCATCGCTGGCCACATGTCCCCGTGGAGTGCACGGAGCTGGACCTGCAGAGATTCTCCAGCCAGGCTGCGTTTGTGGGCACCCCCAGCGAcgaggctgctgggagcagggctgcccagggGGCCCTCCGGGGCAGGCTTGAGCTGGCCTCcgaggctcctgcctgccctctccaccccacagcACAGGCCAGGCTCGCGCTGGAATCCCCCCAAGCCTCCTGTCCATCCTTCCGAAATCCTACTGCGGAAAGTGGGGAGCAGTTG CAGGGAGATGAACTTCAGAGTCTCATGAATGAGATTGGGAGCATCGCTCAAG GTTTCTCAGTAGCCAGCCTCCCAGGTTCCTTAGTGCAGTCTCTGGCCTGCCAGCTGGACCCGCCCTCGCCGGGGCTCAGAAATGTTAGCCACTTGgggctggagctgggggtcccACCGCATCAGCTGAGCCAGATCTCTGGGTTCCAGGAGCTCGTTGCATTCCTCACTGATTCTGGgagcccccctctccctctcttcgtCTTGGCCCGGGCACTACAGAAGCTCCAGCGTGCCGATGCCTTACTTCTGCTTAGAGAGCACTGCCTTGGAAACCAAGCCCAGAACGGCCAGCACTAG
- the EDA2R gene encoding tumor necrosis factor receptor superfamily member 27 isoform X2, whose protein sequence is MTSESFPAKCINMKKTSALTLLMLLLLTGPPTSPANPAECKENEYLDSRGGCTPCRECGPGQELSKECGYGEGRNAQCTPCQPRRFKDSRSHRGCKPCLSCSLINRVQKANCTAVSDATCGECFPGFYRKTQIGGLQDQECIPCTKQTPSSEPQCECLRALLPVTGHDAGHSRFSPGKVESPPALVQDTALVVVASSALVVIVLVLLTVSILCCQRFWKSQCQRVFLRSQNFSGQRVLFQASAVPAGFPCQEPLANPCCLGIKSFSPCHRPREGPVEAVQFVAEAPGILLPCQQPALGLSKLALASPTAPPGRALVETQPLLRDSRCSDCSAAGSSLAELRRDSGRGADGPAPLSSCATERQHRWPHVPVECTELDLQRFSSQAAFVGTPSDEAAGSRAAQGALRGRLELASEAPACPLHPTAQARLALESPQASCPSFRNPTAESGEQLGDELQSLMNEIGSIAQGFSVASLPGSLVQSLACQLDPPSPGLRNVSHLGLELGVPPHQLSQISGFQELVAFLTDSGSPPLPLFVLARALQKLQRADALLLLREHCLGNQAQNGQH, encoded by the exons ATGACTTCGGAGTCCTTTCCTGCCAAGTGCATTAACATGAAGAAGACATCTGCATTGACACTGcttatgctgctgcttctgactGGG CCCCCCACATCGCCTGCAAACCCAGCAGAATGCAAAGAGAATGAGTACCTGGACAGCCGTGGGGGCTGCACCCCTTGCAGAGAATGTGGGCCCGGACAGGAGCTTTCCAAG GAATGTGGCTACGGTGAAGGGAGGAATGCTCAGTGCACACCCTGCCAGCCCAGGAGGTTTAAGGACAGCCGGAGTCACCGCGGCTGCAAGCCCTGCCTTTCCTGCAGCCTCATCAACCGGGTCCAGAAAGCCAACTGCACTGCCGTGTCTGATGCCACCTGTGGAGAGTGTTTCCCTGG ATTCTACAGGAAGACCCAGATTGGAGGTCTCCAGGATCAGGAATGCATCCCCTGCACCAAGCAGACCCCCTCCTCTGAGCCCCAGTGTGAGTGCCTGAGGGCTCTTCTGCCTGTTACTGGTCATGATGCGG GCCATTCGAGGTTTAGCCCGGGGAAGGTGGAGAGCCCCCCAGCACTTGTGCAGGACACGGCCCTCGTGGTGGTTGCCAGCAGCGCCCTGGTTGTCATTGTGCTGGTGCTGCTGACGGTCTCCATCCTGTGCTGCCAGCGCTTCTGGAAGAGCCAGTGCCAGCGTG TGTTCCTGAGGAGTCAGAATTTCTCCGGCCAGAGGGTGCTGTTCCAGGCGTCTGCGGTGCCAGCCGGCTTCCCGTGCCAGGAGCCCCTGGCAAACCCCTGCTGCTTGGGCATCAAGAGCTTCAGCCCTTGCCACAGGCCGCGGGAAG GTCCTGTTGAAGCTGTCCAGTTCGTGGCCGAAGCCCCTGGGATTCTCCTGCCCTGCCAGCAGCCTGCCCTGGGCCTGTCCAAGTTGGCCCTGGCCAGCCCCACCGCTCCACCGGGAAGGGCTCTCGTGGAGACACAGCCCCTGCTCAGGGACTCCCGGTGCAGCGACTGCTCTGCTGCAGGCTCCTCCTTGGCGGAGCTCCGGAGGGACTCCGGCAGGGGTGCCGACGGCCCAGCCCCACTCTCCTCGTGTGCCACAGAGAGGCAGCATCGCTGGCCACATGTCCCCGTGGAGTGCACGGAGCTGGACCTGCAGAGATTCTCCAGCCAGGCTGCGTTTGTGGGCACCCCCAGCGAcgaggctgctgggagcagggctgcccagggGGCCCTCCGGGGCAGGCTTGAGCTGGCCTCcgaggctcctgcctgccctctccaccccacagcACAGGCCAGGCTCGCGCTGGAATCCCCCCAAGCCTCCTGTCCATCCTTCCGAAATCCTACTGCGGAAAGTGGGGAGCAGTTG GGAGATGAACTTCAGAGTCTCATGAATGAGATTGGGAGCATCGCTCAAG GTTTCTCAGTAGCCAGCCTCCCAGGTTCCTTAGTGCAGTCTCTGGCCTGCCAGCTGGACCCGCCCTCGCCGGGGCTCAGAAATGTTAGCCACTTGgggctggagctgggggtcccACCGCATCAGCTGAGCCAGATCTCTGGGTTCCAGGAGCTCGTTGCATTCCTCACTGATTCTGGgagcccccctctccctctcttcgtCTTGGCCCGGGCACTACAGAAGCTCCAGCGTGCCGATGCCTTACTTCTGCTTAGAGAGCACTGCCTTGGAAACCAAGCCCAGAACGGCCAGCACTAG
- the EDA2R gene encoding tumor necrosis factor receptor superfamily member 27 isoform X3: MTSESFPAKCINMKKTSALTLLMLLLLTGPPTSPANPAECKENEYLDSRGGCTPCRECGPGQELSKECGYGEGRNAQCTPCQPRRFKDSRSHRGCKPCLSCSLINRVQKANCTAVSDATCGECFPGFYRKTQIGGLQDQECIPCTKQTPSSEPQCHSRFSPGKVESPPALVQDTALVVVASSALVVIVLVLLTVSILCCQRFWKSQCQRVFLRSQNFSGQRVLFQASAVPAGFPCQEPLANPCCLGIKSFSPCHRPREGPVEAVQFVAEAPGILLPCQQPALGLSKLALASPTAPPGRALVETQPLLRDSRCSDCSAAGSSLAELRRDSGRGADGPAPLSSCATERQHRWPHVPVECTELDLQRFSSQAAFVGTPSDEAAGSRAAQGALRGRLELASEAPACPLHPTAQARLALESPQASCPSFRNPTAESGEQLQGDELQSLMNEIGSIAQGFSVASLPGSLVQSLACQLDPPSPGLRNVSHLGLELGVPPHQLSQISGFQELVAFLTDSGSPPLPLFVLARALQKLQRADALLLLREHCLGNQAQNGQH; encoded by the exons ATGACTTCGGAGTCCTTTCCTGCCAAGTGCATTAACATGAAGAAGACATCTGCATTGACACTGcttatgctgctgcttctgactGGG CCCCCCACATCGCCTGCAAACCCAGCAGAATGCAAAGAGAATGAGTACCTGGACAGCCGTGGGGGCTGCACCCCTTGCAGAGAATGTGGGCCCGGACAGGAGCTTTCCAAG GAATGTGGCTACGGTGAAGGGAGGAATGCTCAGTGCACACCCTGCCAGCCCAGGAGGTTTAAGGACAGCCGGAGTCACCGCGGCTGCAAGCCCTGCCTTTCCTGCAGCCTCATCAACCGGGTCCAGAAAGCCAACTGCACTGCCGTGTCTGATGCCACCTGTGGAGAGTGTTTCCCTGG ATTCTACAGGAAGACCCAGATTGGAGGTCTCCAGGATCAGGAATGCATCCCCTGCACCAAGCAGACCCCCTCCTCTGAGCCCCAGT GCCATTCGAGGTTTAGCCCGGGGAAGGTGGAGAGCCCCCCAGCACTTGTGCAGGACACGGCCCTCGTGGTGGTTGCCAGCAGCGCCCTGGTTGTCATTGTGCTGGTGCTGCTGACGGTCTCCATCCTGTGCTGCCAGCGCTTCTGGAAGAGCCAGTGCCAGCGTG TGTTCCTGAGGAGTCAGAATTTCTCCGGCCAGAGGGTGCTGTTCCAGGCGTCTGCGGTGCCAGCCGGCTTCCCGTGCCAGGAGCCCCTGGCAAACCCCTGCTGCTTGGGCATCAAGAGCTTCAGCCCTTGCCACAGGCCGCGGGAAG GTCCTGTTGAAGCTGTCCAGTTCGTGGCCGAAGCCCCTGGGATTCTCCTGCCCTGCCAGCAGCCTGCCCTGGGCCTGTCCAAGTTGGCCCTGGCCAGCCCCACCGCTCCACCGGGAAGGGCTCTCGTGGAGACACAGCCCCTGCTCAGGGACTCCCGGTGCAGCGACTGCTCTGCTGCAGGCTCCTCCTTGGCGGAGCTCCGGAGGGACTCCGGCAGGGGTGCCGACGGCCCAGCCCCACTCTCCTCGTGTGCCACAGAGAGGCAGCATCGCTGGCCACATGTCCCCGTGGAGTGCACGGAGCTGGACCTGCAGAGATTCTCCAGCCAGGCTGCGTTTGTGGGCACCCCCAGCGAcgaggctgctgggagcagggctgcccagggGGCCCTCCGGGGCAGGCTTGAGCTGGCCTCcgaggctcctgcctgccctctccaccccacagcACAGGCCAGGCTCGCGCTGGAATCCCCCCAAGCCTCCTGTCCATCCTTCCGAAATCCTACTGCGGAAAGTGGGGAGCAGTTG CAGGGAGATGAACTTCAGAGTCTCATGAATGAGATTGGGAGCATCGCTCAAG GTTTCTCAGTAGCCAGCCTCCCAGGTTCCTTAGTGCAGTCTCTGGCCTGCCAGCTGGACCCGCCCTCGCCGGGGCTCAGAAATGTTAGCCACTTGgggctggagctgggggtcccACCGCATCAGCTGAGCCAGATCTCTGGGTTCCAGGAGCTCGTTGCATTCCTCACTGATTCTGGgagcccccctctccctctcttcgtCTTGGCCCGGGCACTACAGAAGCTCCAGCGTGCCGATGCCTTACTTCTGCTTAGAGAGCACTGCCTTGGAAACCAAGCCCAGAACGGCCAGCACTAG